A stretch of the Lolium perenne isolate Kyuss_39 chromosome 3, Kyuss_2.0, whole genome shotgun sequence genome encodes the following:
- the LOC127339162 gene encoding uncharacterized protein: protein MASPSGSWRGSYMQEDDIERLVRLRRIPRSVITRVPGEETEPEPRNGERVVFGAHLDRGLGLPASPFFRQFLDHFGLQPHHLPANACVLLSCFVAFMEAYAGLWPDIDFWSRLFFLKAQTNDGRLRACGAASIYTRPGTPFPKIPTVDSVKNWQMSFFYVRNEGELVDRINLPEFNPAPPVGRINWSHNARSTDQNAEVNLLWDLLATATAGGLTAEDLLCTIAERRVLPLQMRTHKIGHMSGRLDPNRTSKVPLTKAQVASRVNHITKANLAEDWSYGLVPCDRNHPPARLFERQNVEDGDLATKRWTPDHVDPADQAGEHAGDDDLPQAPDLGGQGEHNPPPSPEQQEEEEEPAASGTGPIPAVPLRTRPPSTTATSAPRGTKRTGSTAALEAKAKKQRRQQPKKVPEQAGVPIKFAQGGGSRQAPRVASPPPRQRREPTPQPSSRAPTPPPPAGTAPSAGAPSFAVPLASAPDRGTRVEPPRQPTLDDMFPRRAPFVERAAGAGRGMPSVAGAGAGAGGAAPPSTGVGGSAPNVVVLESSPKGAPQAPDATAPTGPTASTAPPPASEPTRREPTGKEPARGKPARSEDADSRALVRTRGPPGPSEGLHVAKGARLLHVPSASDSSLGSAGTMEAAWHSADSCEVFSREGQPGTAPMKMAFSGFRAGLKNKAAEALAQLATLEDADKAVMERRTVLYNKVVTSYHKAKIERAGLARELEAVKVEAAKVPQLESDLRAARAQCAESEEAGRSAAGKLKLAEQELTRLRLLEQNHLAELNSLRTAEKEKVEDLSRRLTEVEKQRLVLQEEVTVKSTELTATAKRWTDEIGALDRGLAAAFPETQDAALAAVGVARESRRQETGEGSSEYFSMEDHMASMAARVEPITKLGWELRKAAEELVPMLWPEEAAPQDISGLISAMERAPDRFLDWKESATRAGADMALSFVLSWYNEVDLGQLEFRRAGVEDKLPADLKAARLARASTIAEFVDKALFVADPNPPPSDGEYVDDEEAEDVPEDDPVVRLVDFCEEIAWRKREPALNQRPGQHPFFGFGRRDQGTRNCSPGFGLKKTLRLEVAELVLCGGAGPPFSLDLTFMRSGLRFLGGDLFPLLFHLLGPG, encoded by the exons atggcgtcccccagcggatcgtggaggggctcctacatgcaggaggacgacatcgagcgcctAGTACGCCTCCGGCGAATTCCGCGGTCGgtcatcacgcgggtgcccggcgaggagacggagcccgagccgaggaacggcgagcgcgtcgtcttcggcgcgcaccttgaTCGCGGGCTGGGTCTGCCGGCCTCGCCCTTCTTCCGgcaattcctcgaccacttcggcctccagccgcaccacctgccggccaacgcgtgcgtcctcctgagctgcttcgtagcgttcatggaggcttacgccggcttgtggcccgacatcgacttctggagccggctcttcttcttgaaggcgcagaccaacgacggccgcctgcgagcctgcggcgccgcctcgatctacacccggcctggtacgcctttccccaagatccccaccgtcgactcggtgaagaactggcaaatgtcattcttctacgtgcgcaacgagggggagctcgtcgaccggatcaacctgccggagttcaatccggctcctccagtcggccggatcaactggagccacaacgcccgctcgacggaccagaacgccgaggtgaacctgctctgggatctcctggcgacagccaccgctggcgggctgactgccgaagatcttctctgcactatcgccgagcgccgggtgctgccgctccagatgcgcacccacaagatcgggcacatgtccggccggctcgatccgaaccggacgtccaaggtgccgctcaccaaggcccaggtggccagccgggtgaaccacatcaccaaggcgaacctggcggaggactggagctacgggctggtgccctgcgacaggaaccatccaccggcgcgg ctttttgagcgccagaacgtcgaggacggcgacctggcgacgaagaggtggacgccggatcacgtcgatccggctgaccaagccggcgagcatgccggcgacgacgacctgccgcaggcgcctgatctaggcggccagggggagcacaatccgcccccctcaccagagcagcaggaggaggaggaggagccggcggcgTCCggtacggggccaatccccgccgtgcctctgcgcacgaggccgccaagcaccacggcgacttcggcgcccagggGCACGAAGCGaaccggctccaccgccgccttggaggcgaaggcgaagaaacagcgccggcagcagccgaagaaggtcccggagcaggccgg ggtcCCTATCAAGttcgcccagggcggcggctcccggcaagctccgcgcgtcgcgtcgccgccgccgcgccaaaggagggagccgacgccgcagccttcatcgcgcgctcctacgccgccgccgcctgcgggtactgcgcCTTCCGCTGGGGCGCCTtctttcgccgtgccgctggcctcagcgcctgatcgcggcacgcgggtcgagccgccgcggcagccgacgctggacgatatgttcccgcgccgcgccccgtttgtggagcgggcagccggagctggcaggggcatgccatctgtggcaggagctggagctggagctggtggggctgcgccgccttcgaccggagtcggcgggtCCGCGCCCAACGTTGTGGTGCTGGAGAGTTCTCCGAAGGGAGCGCCTcaagcgccggatgcgacggctcccaccgggccgactgcctcgaccgcgccgccgccagcttcggagccgacgaggagggagccgaccgggaaggagccggcgagggggaAGCCGGCGCGCTCAGaggacgccgactcccgggctctggtgaggacgaggggcccgccgggcccatctgagggccttcatgtggccaagggggcccggctgctgcatgtgccgtctgcctctgactccagccttggctcggccggcaccatggaggctgcgtggcatTCGGCGGATTCTTGTGAGGTGttcagccgggaggggcagcctggtacggcgcccatgaagatggccTTCTCCGGTTTCCGAGCCGgccttaagaacaaggccgccgaggcccttgcccagctagcaacgctggaggatgctgacaag gcggttatggagcgacgcaccgtcttgtacaacaaggtggtgactagctaccacaaggccaagatcgagcgagccggcttggctcgcgagctggaggctgtcaagg ttgaagccgccaaggttccgcagctggagtcggatctccgagccgctcgtgcccagtgcgccgagagcgaggaggcgggccgatccgccgccggcaagctcaagctggctgagcaggagctgacgcggctgcgcctgctggaacaGAACCACCTTGCTGAGCTCAACTCCCtccggacggcggagaaggagaaggtggaggatctgagccggcggctaacggaggtggagaagcagcggcttgtgctgcaggaggaggtcaccgtcaagtccacagagctgacggctaccgccaagcgctggacggatgagattggcgcactagatcgcggcttggcgg cggccttcccggagacgcaggacgcggctctggcagccgttggcgttgcgcgcgagtccaggaggcaggagaccggcgagggcagctcggagtatttctccatggaggatcacatggcgtccatggctgcccgcgtcgagcctatcaccaagctcggctgggaacttcggaaggcggctgaagagctggtgcccatgctgtggcctgAAGAGGCGGCACCGCAGgatatctccggcctcatctccgcgatggagcgggcgccggaccgcttcctcgactggaaggagtcggccacgcgcgccggtgccgacatggcgctgtccttcgtcctctcctggtacaacgaggtggacctggggcagcttgagttccggcgagccggcgtggaggacaagctcccagccgatctcaaggccgcccgccttgctcgagccagcaccatcgccgagttcgtcgacaaggccctcttcgtcgcggacccgaaccctcctccctCCGATGGGGAGTATGTGGacgatgaggaggcggaggacgtgcctgaggacgacccg